A genomic stretch from Aedes albopictus strain Foshan chromosome 2, AalbF5, whole genome shotgun sequence includes:
- the LOC109430178 gene encoding succinate dehydrogenase assembly factor 4, mitochondrial produces the protein MTSKVLLNKLSSLSSRHVYIVNFVPSLSFSSKPPSSDKPVSPRMEEFQKKLREKTPIGKLDEIVGKHPYQEKEPLEPWPNNTNPNTGEIGGPRGPEPTRYGDWERKGRVSDF, from the exons ATGACATCCAAAGTTCTGCTAAATAAATTATCTTCGCTTTCGTCGCGGCACGTCTACATCGTTAACTTCG TGCCCTCGCTATCGTTCTCCTCTAAGCCTCCGTCCTCGGACAAACCGGTCAGTCCCCGaatggaagagttccagaagaagctgcgcgAGAAAACCCCGATCGGCAAGCTGGACGAAATTGTCGGTAAACATCCGTACCAGGAGAAAGAACCGTTGGAACCGTGGCCCAACAACACCAACCCGAACACTGGCGAGATTGGGGGACCCCGGGGACCGGAACCGACCCGGTACGGCGACTGGGAACGAAAGGGTCGCGTTAGTGACTTCTAG